The following proteins are co-located in the Corynebacterium aquilae DSM 44791 genome:
- a CDS encoding iron-siderophore ABC transporter substrate-binding protein, with amino-acid sequence MSRQISRRNFLTAATITLGAAGLAACGNSSSANNPLAGPTREVQDIEGNTVTVPAHPERIVALSEPALDGLLALDITPVGCVAGRGQRTVAPYLPEKARDIELLGSVSQINFEAVGAAQPDLILVDGTSINNNKPALDALSAIAPVVYLGYAGGDWRINFRNLAAAVDKVDEGEAVMAAYDEEVAAAREHLGKYDEDTFSIVRWEGNSAALILNDLPPGQALKDLGLKRPPSQDRMGRGHSEPVSNENLKDIDADYMFFGTLGGSSIANPDAGGSVDIEAAEQAIASAVQVPGFTDLIAFQDGHIIPVDGSVWTSTGGPLLMRRIVHDVNNSLD; translated from the coding sequence GTGTCACGACAGATCAGCCGCCGCAACTTCCTTACCGCCGCCACCATCACCTTGGGCGCTGCCGGCCTAGCAGCTTGCGGAAACAGCTCATCTGCCAATAACCCCTTGGCGGGGCCCACCCGCGAGGTGCAAGACATTGAAGGAAACACCGTTACCGTTCCTGCGCACCCGGAACGCATCGTCGCGCTATCCGAGCCCGCGCTTGACGGCCTGCTGGCCCTTGATATCACCCCCGTCGGCTGTGTTGCCGGCCGCGGCCAGCGCACCGTGGCACCCTACCTGCCCGAAAAGGCACGCGACATTGAGCTGCTTGGCTCGGTATCCCAGATCAACTTCGAGGCAGTCGGCGCGGCCCAACCGGACCTGATCCTGGTTGACGGCACCAGCATCAACAACAACAAACCCGCACTCGACGCGCTCAGCGCGATCGCCCCTGTGGTGTATCTCGGCTACGCCGGCGGCGACTGGCGGATCAATTTCCGCAACCTCGCCGCAGCCGTCGACAAAGTCGACGAAGGCGAGGCCGTCATGGCGGCCTACGACGAGGAAGTTGCCGCCGCCCGCGAACACCTCGGCAAATACGACGAGGACACCTTCTCCATCGTGCGCTGGGAAGGCAACTCCGCCGCCCTGATCCTCAACGACCTGCCGCCCGGGCAAGCGCTCAAGGATCTCGGGCTCAAGCGCCCGCCCTCCCAGGACCGCATGGGGCGCGGGCACTCCGAACCCGTCTCCAACGAAAACCTCAAAGACATCGATGCGGACTACATGTTCTTCGGCACCCTCGGCGGCTCCTCCATCGCTAACCCCGATGCCGGCGGCAGCGTCGATATCGAGGCCGCTGAACAAGCCATCGCCAGTGCGGTGCAGGTTCCCGGGTTCACCGACCTGATTGCCTTCCAAGACGGCCACATCATTCCCGTGGATGGTTCGGTGTGGACCTCCACCGGCGGGCCGCTTTTGATGCGCCGCATTGTCCACGACGTCAACAACAGCCTCGACTAG